Part of the Methanofastidiosum sp. genome is shown below.
GAGGCCGAGAAGCCGGTTCCGGCGCCTGTGGGCTCGCCTGCTGAAAGAATCAGCCGGGTCTCATGAACCTGGACCACCCTCTATCTACAAAGTGGGACCTTTTTTACAGGAAAAATGGGACTTGACCATTGCCAAATCCCTTGCCCGTTTAAAATCATTCTTTTCTTTTCCGATTTCTCTTAGTAGTCTATTCTGTTCGTTCCGCTCCAGCCATTTAGGAGCAAGTTTTTGTCTTTCAACAAATTTTATTTTACGAGCAGGATTAATACTAGTTAGGTTATTCTCGGTTGTCCATTCAAAAAAACCCTTAAGTGTTACCAGAGCTTTATTTACTGTTGCAGGTTTACGATCCTTAATAGTAATCATATATTGCTTAAAATCCTTAATATCCATAGGAGTTACCTTTTCAATATCGGTATACCCATTAGTTTCCTCAAACCAGTTAATAAACTGTTTCAGCGTTGTACGGTAGGAGATAATAGTTTTTTTATCCTTACCATCTTGAATTAATTCACCTAAGTATTTTTCCATTAAATTGATCATAGATAACCGCTCCTTGTTTTAAAATATTCTATGACGTATTTTTCTTTAGATAAAGTTTGTTATTTGCTATATTCTATGACCAATTATAGCACATAGATTTCATATAATCAATATTCTATGACTAATAATTTTACTTTGAATCTAGAAGGTAACTGTCAAAATATGTCGAAATTGTACCAATAAAATCCAATAGTTAAGAACCTTATTTATATATAAAAATTTGTCTCGGAGGAAACTAATACGTGAATGAGCGGAAAGAATTCACTGATATCGAAAGGGAATCATTAAGATTTTTAGAACGTGATTTTAACAATTGTTTTGAACAAATGAGGCATTATGATAAGCAAAGTTTTAACATCTTTAAGTTTTTATCTACCTTATATACAGCGATAATAGGACTAGCGCTAGGTTTGTATCAATTTGGCCTAAAAGAATCAACAGATCTTAGTATTCCAGCAACAGCTACTATCATAGCGGGCCAAATTATAGGATTATTTCTATTTTCCATGTCATTAAGAAATCGTGTTTATTTTGTTCACACTGCACGATATATTAATGAGCAACGTGAATTTTTTTTAAAAATTAAACCATTAGGGTTTAACAATAAATCTAATATGTTTACAAATCCCCTACAACCATCGTACTTTAACTGGAGGAGTACACAATCATGGTTTTACTACACAATTGCTTTCATGAATGCATCATTTTTTGCTTCGTTACTATACATTCTACTTAATAACATGTCTAATCAATGCCGTATTACATATGGAATTTTTGGAGGCTTGGTCTTTTTTGTCGCTCTAATCTCAAGCGCCATTAAATATTTCAAATCAAAAGAAAACGATTAAGTTTTAAAAACTGTCTTTTAAAAAGTAATAGGAGGTTTTTATATCAATGCCTAATGTTCCTTCTTGGTCAAAATCACAAAAAAGTCACATTTGGATATTTAACGTAGGGCGTGGTCTATATATCTTTGTCAGGACTGCACTTAATCAAGGAATGATATATGATTTTGGAAGTTCAGAAGATTTTAAACCCACTGAATTCTTAGAAAAACATATAATACCTTATTTGAGTAAATATAAAAACTGTAACCTAGCTCAAACAATTATTTCACACCCACATGCGGATCATATTACAGATATAAAGTGTTTAATGAATACAAGTTATGAAAAATCACAATTCTATGCCTTTTTGCATACTTGTCCACATGATAAAACAGATGGTTCAGCTAAACCAGAAGCAGTAAACTTTAATAGAATTAAAAACCCTAAAGGTAGTGAAGAAAACATTAATATTTACAAAAGTCTCTATAAAAATAGGAGACTTCCTTTGCAAACAATATGTTATGACTCAACGATATCTATTCCAAATTTAGAATACGGTATTTATTATGTAAGACCTCCAGTTGTAAACGAAATATATCCAGATAATGATCAAGAGTATGGTAACGGGCTTAGTATTGTCTTTTTTTATCGTCATGGTTTTCACACCTTATTAGTACCAGGTGACATTAATCCGGAACCCTTAAAATATTTATTAGATGAAGATGAGGGACTTGAAAAAAGATATACTATATTTGACAGGAGACAAGCTACTCTCCACCCAAATTGGCATGATACATCAAGCGATCAACCTTCATTAAAGTCATTGCTAAGCAAACATGGATTATCAATTTTAGTTGCACCACATCATGGGTTAGAATCAGGATTTTCAGAAGATCTCTATAATTCATTAAAGGACGGAAAACCAGGATTAGTCGTTTTATCCGAAAAAAGACACTTATCAGATACCGATGGGAAAGTAAAAAGTTTTTATCGAACTTCTGATGGTGCTAAGGGACAAAAGGTATTTGTTGATGGAAAACAAGAAGTGCGCTATTCTGTAAGTACAATAAACGGCCATCATATTCTTATACTTTTTCAAGGCACTGGTGGAGTGCCGGAGGTATATTTAGAAAAAAATCCTGAAACACTTTTAAAATATTTAAAATAGCTGAGAACTATTCTCTATTATTGATCTTAATATAACTTTATTATTAATCACTGAAATATACATGGTACAATACTATTGGTCAGCTATAATATGCACTAAAAAGAAGTATAGAATTTGCAAAACTTATGAAGCAGGACGGTTTTAGATAAAAATTATTTTACTAAACGATTATGCATTTCTAATATTTATAATTTGCAGAGATATTATATTTTTACCCTTAAATAAAAACAACGGGCAGTACTTAAACTACCCATCAATTTAGTATTTCCCGATTCGCTTTAGTTCCACCCCAACCAAACCCTTAATAACATCCCTTAAATCTTGTTTGATCCTCTCAATGGCAGTTTGAATAAACTCTGCTCCTGGGTAGTCATCCAGCCAGGGAATAGGATGATCAGGCACTATAGACCCCTTCGGATTATAGTGTCCTTAATCTACCAGGAACGCAACGTTTATTTTCTTCCCATTCCAAGACGTGTCACCGGATAAACTTTTATAATTCATTTTATTAGCATCAAAGAAGATTTCAAATTCAATTGTGTTACCGTTTAACCTTACATCACTTGCCGTGATCGATTCCAGCAGTTGAAAGCTGCGTTCATAGAACTCCGGTTGTCTACGATCATAAACATTTGCCTGTACTGCTGCCCTTAGATCTTGAACTGCTAATTTTTTAATTACCTCAAGTCTCTGTCTTAAACTTTTAGTTAGAATCACATTAATTTTATTATTCAAAGATTTTATTAACCCTTCAATACTCAACAACCATACCTCCATTCGGCTATAACACGGCAGTCTTTTAGGAACAATTCATATTTAAATTATGGGTTCTTTTTACATATTATTTATGACATACTATTTATTAAATGTGCTATGCTATTATCGTGTTTTATCGAATGTTTTTTTTATAGCTGATTTTCCGATATATTTTACCGTTATTTTAAATTAGGCTCGGTATCCGTTCTAATATCTTTATTTAATTAAAAGAGGGTTTCCACCTTCTTCCCACATTTCGACATTATTAGTCAAAGGAAACACCTCCCAACTGTCGAATATCTTCAAAAGAAAGGAGGTGCTACCAATGTCAAAACCAGAAATATCTAAATGTCCTAAGTGCAAAACTGACATAAAAATTACTGCATCATATTGTAAATCCTGTGGTACTAAAATTGAAAAAGAACCAAAGAATTTACAATGTAATGATTGTGGAGATATTAATGATTTAGACGCTAAATTCTGTGAAAACTGTGGAAGTCAAAATTTATCTCCAGAAGCCACAAAAGAAGATATGTGTTTCTTCTTATCTGATTAATTTACCACAATTAGTACAATAGTTTGCCTTTTCTCTATGATTACTTTTGCCACATTCACAAACTATTGGGTTACGTAAATTAGTTCCACAATCTATACAATAATTTGCATCTAAATCATGATTGTATTTTCCACATACTATACATTGCATAATATCAATCCTTTCTAATATAAATGTTATTTAAAGAGGGGTTTTATAATACCCCTCTTACGAATTACCTCTTATTGCAGTAGAAATATAAGGAGAAATTGCACTCATTAAAGAATCAGATTGTGTTGGATTTAATACTATTGTTATAGCATTTTGATTTATTTCAGGCATAGAAGTAAATACAGGATTATAATTTATCTGATTATATTTTGCTATATTCCAAGCAATACCTTCATAATCCATTTCATTTCTACCTGCTGCAAACGCATTTGTAATTGCTTTTCCAGCCGCATAAGCGTCTTTCATTAATGATACCCATAATTTTCTTTGCTCTACAATATATTGTTTAAACGTTTCTAACAATGCATTATATCCT
Proteins encoded:
- a CDS encoding site-specific integrase, with the protein product MINLMEKYLGELIQDGKDKKTIISYRTTLKQFINWFEETNGYTDIEKVTPMDIKDFKQYMITIKDRKPATVNKALVTLKGFFEWTTENNLTSINPARKIKFVERQKLAPKWLERNEQNRLLREIGKEKNDFKRARDLAMVKSHFSCKKGPTL